A genome region from Etheostoma cragini isolate CJK2018 chromosome 4, CSU_Ecrag_1.0, whole genome shotgun sequence includes the following:
- the pparg gene encoding peroxisome proliferator-activated receptor gamma, with translation MQTPGRDFNDQSFHNFSVDMVDTQQLLAWPVGFSLSAVDLSELDDSSHSLDMKHLSTLDYASISSSSIPSSLSPPLISSISSAGVAYDPSPPQNDEQLTNMDFTNMHSYRMEPDTHNLIKLEPESPPQYSDSPVFSKLQDDTLPAALNIECRVCGDKASGFHYGVHACEGCKGFFRRTIRLKLVYDHCDLHCRIHKKSRNKCQYCRFQKCLNVGMSHNAIRFGRMPQAEKEKLLAEFSSDMVHMHPEAADLRALARHLYEAYLKYFPLTKAKARAILAGKTGDNVPFVIHDMKSLMEGEQFINCRQIPIQEHQQQTSLLTAGLGGITGAKTGSEFGFLDMTSISGQTPSDALELRFFQSCQSRSAEAVREVTEFAKSIPGFIHLDLNDQVTLLKYGVIEVLIIMMAPLMNKDGTLISYGQIFMTREFLKSLRKPFCQMMEPKFEFSVKFNMLELDDSDMALFLAVIILSGDRPGLLNVKPIEQLQETVLHSLELQLKLNHPVSLQLFAKLLQKMTDLRQIVTNHVHLIQLLKKTEVDICLHPLLQEIMKDLY, from the exons ATGCAAACACCAGGCCGAGATTTTAATGATCAAAGTTTTCACAACTTCTCAG TAGACATGGTAGACACCCAGCAGCTCCTAGCCTGGCCTGTCGGATTCAGTCTGAGTGCCGTGGACCTCTCAGAGCTGGACGACAGCTCCCACTCTCTCGACATGAAGCATTTGTCCACGTTAGACTAcgcctccatctcctcctcctccatcccgTCCTCCCTGTCTCCCCCGCTCATatcctccatctcctctgcCGGGGTGGCTTATGACCCCAGTCCGCCACAGAATGACGAACAACTGACCAACATGGACTTCACAAACATGCACAGCTACAGGATGgagccagacacacaca ATTTGATCAAGCTGGAGCCGGAGTCGCCTCCACAGTACTCTGACAGTCCCGTGTTCTCCAAGCTCCAGGATGATACGTTGCCGGCAGCACTAAATATTGAGTGTCGTGTGTGTGGAGACAAAGCTTCGGGGTTTCACTATGGTGTCCATGCCTGTGAGGGCTGTAAG GGTTTCTTCAGACGTACAATCAGGTTAAAGTTGGTGTACGATCACTGTGATCTTCACTGTCGCATTCACAAGAAGTCTCGCAACAAATGCCAATACTGTCGCTTCCAGAAATGCCTCAATGTCGGCATGTCACACAACG CCATTCGTTTTGGCCGAATGCCCCAGGCGGAGAAGGAGAAACTGCTAGCTGAGTTCTCGTCTGACATGGTGCACATGCACCCGGAAGCAGCAGATCTAAGGGCTTTGGCCCGGCATCTGTACGAGGCCTATCTGAAATACTTCCCCCTCACCAAGGCCAAGGCCAGGGCCATCCTCGCTGGGAAGACCGGAGACAACGTG CCTTTTGTCATCCATGACATGAAGTCTTTAATGGAAGGAGAGCAGTTTATTAATTGTAGGCAGATACCCATCCAGGAGCACCAGCAGCAGACATCCCTCCTAACAGCCGGACTTGGAG GTATCACAGGAGCTAAAACGGGGTCAGAGTTTGGCTTTTTGGATATGACGAGCATCAGCGGACAGACACCATCAGACGCTTTGGAACTGCGTTTCTTCCAAAGTTGCCAATCACGTTCGGCCGAAGCAGTGAGAGAAGTGACAGAGTTCGCCAAGAGTATCCCAGGATTCATCCATCTGGATCTCAATGATCAG GTTACTTTGCTTAAGTATGGTGTGATTGAGGTCTTAATCATCATGATGGCGCCTCTAATGAACAAAGACGGGACCCTGATCTCCTACGGACAGATCTTTATGACGCGGGAGTTCCTCAAGAGTCTCAGGAAACCTTTCTGTCAAATGATGGAACCGAAGTTTGAGTTCTCAGTCAAGTTCAACATGCTGGAGCTAGACGACAGCGACATGGCGCTTTTTCTGGCTGTCATTATCCTCAGTGGGg ACCGCCCAGGCCTGCTGAACGTAAAGCCCATCGAGCAGCTTCAGGAAACGGTTCTCCATTCGCTCGAGCTGCAGCTGAAGCTAAACCACCCGGTCTCTCTGCAACTGTTCGCCAAACTTCTCCAGAAAATGACGGACCTGCGTCAAATTGTCACCAACCATGTCCACCTCATCCAGCTGCTGAAGAAGACAGAGGTGGACATTTGCTTACACCCGCTGCTGCAGGAGATCATGAAGGACTTGTATTAG